Genomic DNA from Bacterioplanes sanyensis:
CGACATTGACCGACTACTGGACGGCCAACCCTTCGCCGAGAAAGCAGCGCACCACTCGCCTCTATGGGCCGACATTCAGGGTAAAATTACCCGCCTCGATTTGTATCCCAGCTCGCAGCGTGTGCTGCAGCAGCGTTTACAGCGAACACTGGTCAAACAACTTGGCCCCGCTCTAACCGCTGTGCGCGCCGAGCTGCAGCAGCTGCGCGCGCAAGCCCCCGCATTTGCGGCGTTAAACCAACATCCCGACGGTTTGCGCTATTACCAATTACAGTTGCACGATTTCACCGACAGTCAGTGGGATGCCCAGCACTGGCACAACCTGGCGACTCAGCAGGTACGCCGGTTACAGCAGCAGTGGCTGCAAGGCGGAGAACTGGGCAGTGAGCAGCGCTTCAGCGACTTGCTGGCCGCCGCGCCACTGATCAGCGACGTTGATGCTCAGATCCAAGCGCAGCAATCTCTATTGGAGCAGGCATCCAAAGCATTGGCAGGCCGCTGGGACAGCAACGAGCTGCCAGCCCTGGCGGTGCTGGCAGAGCCTGACTTAGTGCAAGCCTTTACCGATGTCGCCCGCTATCGCCCTGGGCAGTACCGCATTAACCCGACGGCTTTGCAGGCGATGACGCACTATCAATTGATGGCCACCAGCTTGCGCCGTGGGTTGGCCGCTCACTGGCAGTTTTACAACGCCACGCAGCCTTACCAGACGGCGATGCTCACCTCCCATGCCACCGAAGCTGGCTGGCAAGCCTACGCTGCACAGCAACTGCTGCCGCAACTGGAGAAGCAGCACAGCGACTGGCGTCGTGCCATTGTGCTCAGTGAGTTGAATGATGCCTGCTTAGCCGTCGTTGACACAGGCATCCACGCGCTTAATTGGAGTCAGGGTCAGACAGAGAATTTTCTCAGCAGCCAGTGCAACCTATCACCGGCGTGGCAAGCTCACTGGTTGATGCGCATTCAGGATCAGCCAGCCGCGGCGGTTGCCGCCTTTGCCGGCTTGCAGCAATGGCAACAACTGACTGCCAGCACTAACACCGACGTTGGCGGCCTGCTGCGCCGCGGGCCGCTGCCGCTGGACACACTGCGAAGCATTACAAGCGCAGATTAACGCCGATCATCCAATAGGTATGACTTCCAGGCGTGGCTTTCACATCGACGGCGGTGCCACCGCTGCTGTCGGTGGCGCGAATCTGACGGTTGCGCAAGGTACCCAACTCGGCATTCAGCCACCAATTGTCGCGCCAGCGAAACTCAGCCCCGACGCCAATGCGCCAGTTGGTGTATTCCAC
This window encodes:
- a CDS encoding DUF885 family protein, producing the protein MTTPTKPTATPSPQYSQQQRQQASEQFQATWQQFQTLTLANDPLLRQTLGHNGEFEWADISAEAQAQQLQDWQTLRQQLTDIEQAALSDDEKSRYDALISRLEQQLLSAPFSALALDLTGPNAWQRVIPTTLIAHHPVERISDVYDYRDRLQGAAELLVRWREQWQQADQRFLPPQSAFDLAISDIDRLLDGQPFAEKAAHHSPLWADIQGKITRLDLYPSSQRVLQQRLQRTLVKQLGPALTAVRAELQQLRAQAPAFAALNQHPDGLRYYQLQLHDFTDSQWDAQHWHNLATQQVRRLQQQWLQGGELGSEQRFSDLLAAAPLISDVDAQIQAQQSLLEQASKALAGRWDSNELPALAVLAEPDLVQAFTDVARYRPGQYRINPTALQAMTHYQLMATSLRRGLAAHWQFYNATQPYQTAMLTSHATEAGWQAYAAQQLLPQLEKQHSDWRRAIVLSELNDACLAVVDTGIHALNWSQGQTENFLSSQCNLSPAWQAHWLMRIQDQPAAAVAAFAGLQQWQQLTASTNTDVGGLLRRGPLPLDTLRSITSAD